The Armatimonadota bacterium DNA segment GTCGACCACATCCACCGAGCGTCCTCCCAAAAGGGCATCTACATCGACCCATGCGGCGTACAGGGCTGCTCCACCGATACCCTCTACGGCCAGATCCACATCGGTCCGACAGTCAAACCACTCCCGATGGGCCAGCGAGCCGAAGAGGACTACACGCGTTGCCCCGTATTTGGTCTTGAGAAGTGTGGCGGCTTCTTTCGCCTTGGCGATCAAACGGTCCCGTTCCGC contains these protein-coding regions:
- a CDS encoding DNA polymerase, which encodes MATALELGPEGWKPYIEALKQRPEPVLSPEEVAERDRLIAKAKEAATLLKTKYGATRVVLFGSLAHREWFDCRTDVDLAVEGIGGAALYAAWVDVDALLGGRSVDVVDIEELQGSIREAIERSGVDL